One genomic region from Chthonomonas calidirosea T49 encodes:
- a CDS encoding carboxypeptidase M32 — protein MTHALDQLKSYLASITRLQQIGGLLSWDQQTMMPPKATNARAEQMATLESFIHNLFTSQKTAELLAKCESELTEADPDSDEVRLVRVTRRDYDQATKIPAALVEELARHQAQSHEVWVQARRENNFSLFAPALEKMFALTRQKAESLGYQHHPYDALIDLYEPGMTYNDTVALFDSLKPALVELVKNIAETGRQFDDSCLQGDFPIAKQHTFTQEVVQALGYDLTRGRQDPAPHPFCSGFSRDDVRITTRFDTHLLIKALFASIHEAGHAMYDQGTPEAYEATPLAGGASLGVHESQSRFWENMVGRSYAFCKWILPRLQEVFPDPFANLNALELYQAINRVQPSFIRVEADEVTYNLHILLRFELETQLLDGTLSVRDLPDAWNAKMQEYLGITPPNDALGCLQDIHWAEGLIGYFPTYTIGNLLSAQLREAMLQDLPNLETLIEQGEFSPILQWLRQHIHVYGRKFLPQELVIRATGKPLSAAPYLAYLQTKFKELYAFK, from the coding sequence TAAAAAGCTACCTCGCATCCATCACGCGCCTCCAACAGATCGGCGGTCTGCTGTCATGGGATCAACAAACCATGATGCCTCCTAAGGCAACAAACGCGCGCGCTGAACAGATGGCAACCCTTGAATCCTTTATACATAACCTATTTACTTCTCAAAAGACGGCCGAGCTGCTCGCCAAATGTGAATCGGAGCTCACAGAAGCCGATCCGGATAGCGATGAAGTGCGGCTCGTACGCGTTACCCGCCGTGATTATGATCAAGCCACAAAAATACCGGCAGCCCTCGTTGAGGAGCTAGCCAGACATCAAGCCCAATCTCATGAAGTTTGGGTACAAGCACGACGTGAGAACAATTTTTCGCTTTTTGCCCCCGCCCTCGAAAAGATGTTTGCGCTCACTCGGCAAAAGGCGGAAAGCCTCGGCTATCAACACCACCCTTACGATGCACTTATCGATCTTTACGAGCCGGGCATGACCTATAACGATACGGTGGCTCTTTTCGATTCCCTTAAACCTGCTCTCGTCGAGCTTGTAAAAAATATCGCCGAGACAGGACGCCAATTTGATGATTCCTGCCTGCAGGGCGATTTCCCTATTGCAAAACAACATACCTTTACACAAGAGGTCGTGCAAGCTCTGGGTTATGACCTCACCAGGGGTCGCCAAGATCCTGCCCCTCACCCATTCTGCTCTGGCTTCTCTCGCGATGACGTACGTATTACCACCCGGTTTGATACGCATCTGCTCATCAAGGCGCTTTTTGCCTCGATTCATGAGGCTGGGCATGCCATGTACGACCAAGGAACGCCTGAAGCCTACGAGGCTACCCCCCTCGCTGGAGGCGCAAGTCTGGGCGTGCACGAAAGTCAGTCCCGCTTTTGGGAAAATATGGTCGGCCGTAGCTACGCCTTCTGTAAATGGATTTTGCCGCGGCTTCAGGAGGTCTTTCCCGATCCCTTCGCAAACTTGAACGCTTTGGAACTCTACCAAGCCATTAACCGTGTCCAGCCTTCCTTTATTCGCGTAGAGGCCGATGAGGTCACCTATAACCTCCATATCCTCCTTCGTTTCGAGTTAGAAACCCAACTACTCGACGGCACGCTGTCGGTTAGGGACTTACCCGATGCTTGGAACGCGAAGATGCAGGAGTATCTCGGCATTACACCGCCCAACGATGCGCTAGGCTGCCTCCAAGATATCCACTGGGCTGAGGGGCTTATCGGCTATTTCCCCACCTACACCATCGGCAACCTGCTCTCAGCCCAGCTGAGGGAGGCGATGCTACAAGACCTTCCAAACCTAGAAACGCTTATCGAACAGGGAGAGTTCTCGCCTATTCTTCAATGGCTGCGTCAGCATATCCACGTCTATGGCCGTAAATTCCTGCCACAAGAGCTCGTTATCCGCGCAACCGGCAAGCCCCTCTCTGCGGCTCCCTACCTCGCTTACCTGCAGACCAAATTCAAAGAGCTTTATGCCTTTAAATAA